The Labeo rohita strain BAU-BD-2019 chromosome 19, IGBB_LRoh.1.0, whole genome shotgun sequence genome window below encodes:
- the trhrb gene encoding thyrotropin-releasing hormone receptor b: MENLTSLNETLETWTDRSVEYKVISVLIVFIICALGIVGNVMVILVVLTTKHMRTPTNGYLVSLAVADLMVLIAAGLPSIADSLFGSWIFGHAGCLCITYFQYLGINASSCSITAFTIERYIAICHPIKAQFLCTLSRAKKIIIGVWVFTSLYCVMWFYLSDIQQVLYKDVTIITCAYKVSRNLYLPIYFFDFGIFFVLPLTLATVLYGLIARILFLNPLPSDPKEDKNGHDNFSKAQKNKMKNSSRCSSTTAASRRQVTKMLAVVVILFAVLWMPYRTLVVVNSFLQEAYLDTWFLLFCRTCVYLNSAINPLIYNAMSQKFRAAFRRLCRCGRNAQANKAAYSVALTYSVAKETSTVESTGHFSTEIDDLTPTDELFPDKKLLYPEDCDFRKETFSQA; encoded by the exons ATGGAGAACTTAACATCTCTCAACGAGACTCTTGAAACTTGGACTGACCGCAGTGTCGAATATAAGGTGATCAGCGTCCTCATAGTTTTCATCATATGCGCTCTCGGGATAGTTGGAAACGTGATGGTCATCCTGGTGGTCCTCACCACCAAACATATGCGGACCCCGACCAATGGCTATCTAGTTAGTTTGGCTGTCGCAGACCTGATGGTGTTGATCGCAGCCGGTCTGCCAAGCATAGCGGACAGTTTGTTCGGTTCATGGATTTTTGGACACGCGGGGTGCTTGTGCATCACATACTTCCAGTATCTCGGAATCAACGCATCCTCGTGCTCCATAACAGCGTTTACTATAGAGCGATACATCGCTATATGTCACCCGATCAAAGCGCAGTTTTTATGCACGCTCTCGCGGgcaaaaaagattattattggAGTTTGGGTTTTCACGTCGCTTTACTGCGTAATGTGGTTTTACCTGTCCGACATCCAACAGGTGCTCTACAAAGATGTGACTATAATAACGTGCGCTTACAAAGTGTCCAGAAATCTTTACCTACCCATATATTTTTTCGATTTTGGCATCTTTTTTGTTCTGCCTCTCACTCTTGCTACTGTCCTGTACGGCCTCATTGCGAGAATCTTGTTTCTTAATCCTCTTCCGTCGGACCCTAAAGAAGACAAGAACGGGCATGACAACTTTTCCAAAGCTCAAAAGAACAAGATGAAGAATTCGAGCCGCTGTTCCAGCACCACTGCAGCATCCAGAAGACAG gttacaaaaatgcTGGCAGTGGTGGTTATTCTTTTCGCTGTGCTTTGGATGCCGTACCGCACTCTGGTGGTGGTCAACTCCTTTCTGCAAGAAGCCTACCTCGACACCTGGTTTCTGCTGTTCTGCCGCACATGTGTCTACCTCAACAGCGCCATTAACCCTCTTATCTACAACGCCATGTCTCAAAAGTTCCGCGCCGCCTTCAGAAGGCTCTGCCGCTGCGGACGCAACGCCCAGGCGAACAAGGCAGCCTATAGTGTGGCACTAACCTACAGTGTTGCCAAGGAAACGTCAACGGTGGAAAGCACAGGGCATTTTTCAACCGAGATAGATGATTTGACACCGACAGACGAGCTGTTTCCTGATAAGAAGCTTCTGTATCCAGAGGACTGTGACTTTAGGAAGGAGACTTTCAGTCAGGCCTGA